A region of Paramormyrops kingsleyae isolate MSU_618 chromosome 17, PKINGS_0.4, whole genome shotgun sequence DNA encodes the following proteins:
- the foxl2a gene encoding forkhead box protein L2a, with translation MMATYQNPEDDAMALMVHDTNTAKEKDRPKDESIQEKNSEKTDPSQKPPYSYVALIAMAIRESSEKRLTLSGIYQYIISKFPFYEKNKKGWQNSIRHNLSLNECFIKVPREGGGERKGNYWTLDPACEDMFEKGNYRRRRRMKRPFRPPPTHFQPGKSLFGGDGYGYLSPPKYLQSSFMNNSWSLGQPPAPMPYTSCQMASGNVSPVNVKGLSAPTSYNPYSRVQTMALPSMVNSYNGMSHHHHPHAHHPQQLSPATAAPPPVSSSNGAGLQFACSRQPAELSMMHCSYWDHDSKHSALHTRIDI, from the coding sequence ATGATGGCCACTTACCAAAACCCCGAAGATGACGCAATGGCTCTAATGGTCCACGATACCAACACAGCCAAGGAGAAGGATCGACCCAAAGACGAGTCGATCCAGGAGAAGAATTCGGAGAAGACAGACCCGTCTCAGAAACCCCCTTACTCCTATGTTGCGCTTATTGCCATGGCCATCCGCGAGAGCTCGGAGAAAAGGCTCACGCTGTCTGGCATATATCAGTACATAATTTCTAAGTTCCCTTTTTACGAGAAAAACAAGAAAGGCTGGCAGAACAGCATCCGCCACAATCTGAGCCTCAACGAGTGCTTCATCAAGGTGCCGCGTGAAGGCGGGGGCGAACGGAAGGGAAATTACTGGACACTGGATCCAGCATGCGAGGACATGTTTGAGAAAGGGAACTACAGGAGAAGGCGGAGGATGAAGCGGCCTTTCAGACCCCCGCCGACCCATTTCCAGCCGGGGAAATCGCTCTTCGGCGGGGACGGATACGGCTACCTTTCACCACCGAAGTATCTGCAGTCCAGCTTCATGAATAACTCCTGGTCGCTTGGCCAGCCCCCGGCACCAATGCCCTACACGTCTTGTCAGATGGCAAGTGGCAACGTGAGTCCCGTCAATGTAAAAGGATTGTCAGCTCCCACATCCTACAATCCATACTCCCGGGTGCAAACCATGGCCCTTCCCAGCATGGTAAACTCCTACAACGGTATGAGCCATCACCACCATCCGCACGCCCACCATCCTCAGCAACTAAGCCCGGCCACGGCGGCTCCTCCTCCGGTGTCTTCTAGCAACGGAGCGGGCCTTCAGTTTGCCTGCTCCCGTCAACCCGCCGAGCTGTCAATGATGCACTGTTCATACTGGGATCACGACAGCAAACACTCCGCACTACATACACGGATTGACATTTAA